The Carnobacterium sp. 17-4 genome has a window encoding:
- a CDS encoding 3D domain-containing protein produces the protein MKNFKSKFFIASATLALTGVMAVSNPTEASAAEYTSSTWEARSVDEIKQDLKSTEDGSTEYTIQWGDTLSSVALATDLSINDLVNVNDINNANTIYSGNTISLSADQSTVTIETPEETKSYDVSAPEVVEVEPVEEAPVVEEQAPVAEEAPAVEEQAPAAEEAPVVEEQQAPAAEVAPVVEEQAAETAPAGKTVTVEATAYSTNQPELSDTTATGINLNENPKVIAVDPSVIPLGSTVYIPGQGTFIAGDTGSAIKGNRIDVHMTDLNQALAFGRQSMEVQILN, from the coding sequence ATGAAAAACTTTAAGTCGAAATTTTTTATAGCAAGCGCAACTTTAGCTTTAACAGGTGTCATGGCTGTTTCAAACCCAACAGAGGCTTCTGCTGCTGAATATACTTCTAGCACTTGGGAAGCTCGTTCAGTAGATGAGATCAAACAAGATCTTAAAAGCACTGAAGACGGAAGCACTGAATACACTATCCAATGGGGCGATACATTATCGTCTGTAGCCTTGGCAACTGATTTATCTATTAATGATTTAGTAAACGTAAATGATATAAATAATGCAAACACTATTTATAGTGGCAACACTATTTCTTTATCTGCTGACCAATCAACTGTTACTATTGAAACACCTGAAGAAACTAAAAGCTATGATGTTAGTGCTCCAGAAGTTGTAGAAGTAGAGCCTGTTGAAGAAGCTCCAGTTGTTGAAGAACAAGCTCCTGTTGCTGAAGAAGCACCGGCTGTTGAAGAACAAGCTCCTGCTGCTGAAGAAGCTCCAGTTGTTGAAGAACAACAAGCTCCTGCTGCTGAAGTTGCACCAGTCGTTGAGGAACAAGCTGCTGAAACTGCACCAGCTGGTAAAACAGTTACTGTTGAAGCAACAGCTTATTCAACAAATCAACCTGAATTAAGTGACACTACTGCAACTGGAATCAACTTGAATGAAAATCCAAAAGTGATTGCTGTTGACCCAAGTGTTATTCCATTAGGTTCAACTGTCTACATTCCAGGACAAGGTACATTTATTGCTGGTGATACTGGTAGTGCCATCAAAGGAAACCGTATTGATGTTCACATGACTGATTTAAACCAAGCATTAGCTTTTGGTAGACAATCAATGGAAGTTCAAATTTTAAACTAA